The genomic DNA AATCGTCTGCCCCAACTTCAAATCCCTGTACCCGGTTGATTTCTTCCCCTTTGGCCGTGAGCATCAGCACCGGCGTCGACTTGATCTGCCGCAAACGGCTGCACACCTCGACTCCGTCAATTCCCGGAAGCATTACGTCGAGAAGGATCAAGCCGTAATCATTGGAGGTTGCTTTTTTGAGAGCGGTCTCACCATCTTCCGCTTCATCAATTTCATAACCCTCTTTTTCCAAATACATTTTGAGCAGACGGCGAATACGTTCCTCATCGTCCACTACGAGAATGCGGTTTTCTTGATCTGACATGAACAACAACCCCTTCATCATCTTCCCATTCGCTTAAGCACTAGTAAATGGTTACATTATATCATTAGTCCGTACCCGCGTAAGAATGCAAACCGGCGATGATCAGATTAACGCCTACGAGCGTGAACATGACAACCAGAAATCCTAATACGGCAAGCCACGAGGCTTTGCGGCCATAGAATCCCCGGGATAACCGAAGATGGAGATACACGCTATAGAATAACCAGGTAATGAGCGCCCATACTTCTTTAGGGTCCCACCCCCAGAATCTGCCCCAGGCCTGCTGAGCCCAGATCATCGCAAAGACGAGCGCGCCTAGCGTAAACACCGGAAATCCGATGGCAATCGAACGGTAACTGATTTCATCGAGAAGATCAGCGTCTAAGCCTTTTACGGCCGGTGACACCGCTTCGCTAATCGGCTTGCGGATAATAAGCCTTAACAAACCGTATAGGACCGTCCCGGTAATGAACGCCCATACAAGCGTATTGGTTTTGCGCCCTGAGCTCTCTCCTTTGAACCAGGACGGAACCTCCATCCACGGCTTGCTCATGCCAAGGAAAGAATCGGCGCTAACCAATTGGCTGTTATGGGGCGCCACGATCGGCGGCAAGTTGTATACCATTTCAACTGTTCTAGACTGCTCGGTTTCCGTAGGTTTAGGCATAAACACGGCTTCGTACCCGGCGGCACGGAAAGCAAAAACCGACACGATAAATCCCACTACTATAATAATAGAATAAAACGTAAATTCAAGCCATAGCTTCTGGCGACGCGCCGATTTGTCGGTCCCCTTGAAATCGACGGTACGCAAAAGATACATCAGGCCTGCGGCACAAGCGATTGCAAAAAAGGATTCCCCGGCCGCGGCCAACGTGACGTGAATATACAACCAGATCGAGCGCAAGGACGGGATCAAAGGCTGCACGTCCTTCGGAAACACTGCCGCATACGCCATGACGACGATCCCCAGCGGTGTCGCGAACAAACCAAGCAGGGCTTTGCGGTAAATCAAATACAGTACCGTAAATGCCATGATGATCATTAGGGACAGGAAGGACATGAATTCATACATGTTGCTGACCGGAATATGTCCTGACCAAGCCCATCTCGTTGCTACGTACACCAAATGAGTGATAAGTCCAAGCGTGGAAGTAATAAACGAAATTTTTCCCCATTTGCGCTCATGCACCTGCGGATCACGATTTTTCCACGTTTTTCCCGTGATCGTCACCACATAAAAACAAAATGCCACACAATAAAGTAAAAAAGCAATGACAAATGCCTGTTTACTGATATCCAATATATTCATGACCGGTTTCCTCCGTTATCCAAAGACTTCTCATCCACTTCAATTCCCATCGTTTCCAGGAACGATGACACTTCACGCCTCATTCCAAACCAATTCTTGGTCGTATGCCCGCCCAAGGTCAGGATGCCGTCATCGATGCGCAGCCAAATTCTGCGATGCTGCCAATAGAAGCCCATAATGAGCCCCACCATGACGATTCCGAGTCCGGTCCATACAAAAGGCATGGCGCGGTCGATGCGGATATTCAAAAAACTTGTGAAATGAATGAAGTCAACGTCCTCCATTGCTATCATATCGAATCTCAGCTTGTGGTTAATGCCTCCCAGCGCTTCATTCAGCTTATCCTGACCGAAAAGCTCCTGCTGCTGAAGGAACGGAAAGTAGATGAATTGTCCTCCATCCTCGGGCAGACCCGGTCCGGTGATCGTAAACAAGAAGGCTGGCGCATTCGGCTCGCCCGATTTCGTAATCGGTTTATTATTCTCGTCCAGGCCGAAATCCAAATACTTGTCTTTTAGCTTCAAATGATAAGGTCCTACGTCATATTCCGTCTCGGGGTCGTTCATACGGAGCATAAACTTACCATACACTTCCCCCGTCTCCTGATCCACTAGTGTCGGCTGGACATAACGCAGCGTCGTAACCTCCTCGAAGTCGAATTGATAGGCTTGAAGTCCTTTGTAGCTCAAAGGATCATTGACACGGATGTTGTGCCGGTCGACCTCTACAAGCTCGGGTTCTTTCAAAGGGTCATTACAGCTGGCGACGCACTGGTACAGCACAGCTTTCGTCTCGAACAGCTTTGGAACGATTTTCCCCTTCTGTTTGAATTCATCGGACATCTCATCCTCAGTATAATATTCCACGGTAAATTTCTCATTTTTCAAATAATAGTTCGTATCGGGAATCTGCGTGATTTCTCCTTCGGGAAACCAATAGTGCTCGTCCAAATGAAGGCCGGGCAGCCCGCGGAACAACACGGCGAGCAGGAAAACAATCAGGCCGATATGAATGACGTACGGGCCCCAGCGGCTGAAACGCTGCTTCTCCGCCAGCAAAGCCCCGCCGTCGGTATGAACCCGGTAACCCTTCTTCTTCAGCGGAGCGATGGCCCGGTTCACCCATTCCTCTCCACGGCCAGAAACGGGTCCCTGATAGACCACCCTTTGACGGGTCAAGAACTGCATGTGCTTGCGGATTTTCTGCTTGGACAGCGCTCGATAGAGCGGCAATACCCTGTCCAAACTGCAAATCACAAGCGATGCGCCAATCATGACAAGCAGCAGAATGAACCACCAGGAATTGTACGTGTCGGATAGTCCGAGCATATAGTAAATTTCACCGATGGTTCCATACTTCTGTTTATAGTACGTGGAAGGGTCGAAATTTTTAACAAACATGGTCTCCTGGGTAAATACGGTGCCAAGCATTGCTGCAACCAATGTAATGCTGATCAGGTACACCGCTACTTTAACCGAGGAGAAGAAATTCCAGATTTTATCGATGAAATTAGGATTGGCCCGCTGTGAGCGGCGGGCTACCCCATCGTAGCGCATCTCCAGCAATTCGCTGGAGCTATGGTCCGCTTCTTCGTATTGAGGTTTGCCGCATGCTTCGCAGAGCACCGTGCCGACCGGATTCTGATGCCCGCATTCGCATTTCGTATTTTTAATCAATGTCAGGTCCTCCTATTCATCAATTGGACGCAACGAGCGTGGCGATTTGTTGGTTAAGCGTCTTCAAATTCAGCTCGCCCTGATGGATGGAGATAATTTTGCCTCGCTTATTCACGAAAAAGGTAGTCGGCATCGGCACAACCCCATATTTTCTGACGATTTCATTCTTCTTATCGAACAAGATTGGAAAATCGACTCCAGTTTGCTTCACAAAATTGGCCACAGTCAAATCGTCTTCTCCGGTATTAATCCCCAGGATAACGACGTCCTGATCCTTCCATTTCTCCCATTGCGTCTGCAAGGCCGGCATTTCGTTCACGCAGTACTTACACCAGGTCGCCCAGAAGTTAATGACCAGCGCCTTGCCCTGGTATTTCTCCAGATTATGTACCTGTCCGTCTAGACCGCGCAAATTGAAGGCAGGAGGTTTATCGCCAGCTTGAGGAATCCCCTTCTCGCCTCCAAACACAGCCGTGCCTATCGCATAACCTCCCAATATGACGATAAGCGTCAATATGATAATTTGTACCGGACGCCTTGCCTTACCCATTATCAGCACTCCTTCTATGACAAAGCTCATACTATATGGACAAAAGGTGAATATCCTATGAACATTATAACGAAAAGTGTCATAGATGCCGCTAGGTTAAATTTGAACTTTATGTGACCTTCTATCGTTTTCTCGGCTTACCTGCGCTTCGCGCTTGCTTGAACAGCTCTTCGACCTCTTCCTTGCTCAAATGACGGTACAGCCCTCTTTTCAAATTATCAAGGTAAAGACCTCCGAAGGAAATTCGCTTCAGCTTCGTAACCGGGTGCTGGATCGCCTCGAACATCCGGCGCACTTGACGATTGCGGCCCTCGTGAATCGTAATGCTGATGACCGCTTGCTTGCCGTCGGGATCCACGTCGTAGTACTCCACCTCGGCCGGCGCTGTCATCCCATCCTCCAGCATGACGCCGTCCTTCAGCTTCTCCAGCTCCGTACCGTGCGGTACTCCTTTGACGGTAGCCAGGTAGGTTTTGGGCACATGGTGTTTCGGATGCGTCAGCAAATGGGCAAAGTCGCCGTCGTTGGTCAGCAGCAGCAGCCCCTCCGTATCATAATCCAGACGGCCTACAGGATACAGCCGCTCGGTAATGCCTTTCAAGTAGTCGGTGACGATTTTTCTTCCCTGCGGGTCGGAAGCACTCGTGATCACACCTTTGGGTTTGTTGAACATGATATAGATTTTCTTCTCTGCCCCTATCGTTTTCCCGTTTACGGTAATGACATCCACAGCCGGGTCAGCCTTCGTTCCAAGTGCTGTAACCGTTTCGCCGTTCACCTGCACCTGGCCGCTCGTAATCAATTCCTCGCATTTGCGGCGCGATGCCACACCGGCAGCGGCCAATATTTTCTGTAATCTTTCCATTATCTCTAGTCACCTCATAAACATGATACCTATATGAAAGAAAAATCACAATAGCACGGGTTATCCGGCAAAAATAAAGAGCCGTCCGAACTGTTGTTCAACAGTCGAAACGGCTTGTCAACCGAATATCAGCAAGCATACTGCAATCGCGGCCACAAAACCTACGGCATCCGAGAAGAGCCCGACCTTTAAGGCATAGCGTCCGTTGCGGATGCCGATGGCCCCAAAGTATACGGTCAGCACGTAGAGAGTCGTGTCGGTGCTTCCCTGTACTGTAGAGGCGATCCGGCCGATCATGGAATCTGGCCCGTACGTCTTGATCAGGTCGGTGGTGAAGGCCAGGGAGCCGGTTCCCGTCAAGGGGCGGAGTATTCCTAAAGGCATTACTTCGGGCGGCACATGCAGCATTTTAAGGAGCGGACCCATCCAGCCTGTAAAAAATTCGAGCGCGCCAGATGCGCGAAAGACGCTAATGGCCACCATCATCCCTACTAAGTGGGGGATAATCCCAATCGCTGTGGAGAAGCCATCCTTGGCTCCGTCCACAAAAGATTCGTACACCGGAACCTTTTTCATAAATGCATATAACGGAATAAATGCAATCATCATGGGAACGGCCCACGCCGAAATAATATTAATCCAATCCAGCAAGGACGATCACCTCTTCATCGTTATTGCGGAAGCGGGCGCAGGCGGATTCGGCGTGCGGCGGAAAGTGCGGTGCCGATACCAGCGGTCTGCTGCAATCGCCGCCGCGGTCGCTATGGCCGTCGCCAGCAAGGTCGAGCCGACGATATCCGCCGCGTTGGCGGAGCCGAAGTTGAGCCGGATGGCAATCAAAGTCGTTGGGATTAAGGTAATGCTCGCAGTATTCAGCGCGAGGAGCGTACACATCGCTGCCGATGCCGTTTCCTTGTCCGGATTAAGCTCCTGCAGCTCCTGCATCGCTTTAATGCCCATCGGCGTCGCAGCATTTCCCAGCCCCAGAAGGTTCGCGCTCATATTCGAAAGAATATATCCCATCGCAGGGTGGTTCTTTGGAACATCCGGAAACAAATATGTAACGACCGGCCCAAGCAGCTTGGAAATGGCTTTGACGAGTCCCGCATCCTCTGCCATCCGCATCATTCCCATCCAGAATACGAGCACACTGATCAATCCAAAGCAAACCGTGACGCCTGTTGCGGCTCCCTCAAATGCCGCCTGGGTGACGAGATTGATATCCCCTTTCACCGCCGCAAAAGCAAAGCCGATGATGATAAGCCCTAGCCAGATTTTATTAACCATTATTTCATCCCCTCTCCTACAGGGTAAAATGCTAATCTACGAGCAGCAGTAATTTGATCACTGCCGCAAATGAATTTCCCCAGCCTCCGCCAGCAAACGCCGCCTTGGATGTCAGGTTCCCCCCCGCCGGGTCTGGCGAGGGTATGAAGCTGCCCTGCTCATAGACAGGAACCTGTCCGATTTCATGGCCATCCAGCGAGATTTTTATTTTTCCGCTGTATCCGAAGTCTTTGGCCCGCGCGCTCTGGAGAAACAGCCTGCGCTCAACGCGTTCCAGTTCCCCGCTGGCAAGGGCATAGCTGAACCCGGTACCCGTTACTAGGCCGTTCTCTACAGGCTGTCCCGCTTCAATGATTTTCTTCAGCGGATAATTGGCAAAACCATAATCGAGCAGTTTCTGGTGATCGTTCCAGTCGTCTCCATCGTTAAGTGTGACGACAGCCAGCTGCTGGCCTGCCCGGCTTGCGGAGCTGACCAGGCAGCGGCGGGCGGTTTTGGTATAGCCTGTCTTAACCCCGTCAGCTCCCTCATAGAATCGCAGCATTTTATTTTTATTATCCCATTTGTAATCCCAGGGATTATTCGGGTTGGGGGCTCGCTTGCTTCGCGTTTTAACGATTTCCTTAAATACAGGATTCTGCAGGCTGTAAGCGGTTATAACGGCCAAATCGTTAGCCGAGGAATAATGCCCCTTCGCATCTAGGCCATGCGGATTCTGGAATTGAGTATGCTTGAGCCCCAGCATTTTCACCTTTTCGTTCATTAAATGGACGAACCCTTCCTCCGACCCGCCGACATGCTCGGCGATCGCTGTCGCCGCATCATTCCCTGAGCGAAGCATCAGGCCATAGAGCAAGTTTTCCAGCGTCATCTCTTCTCCAAGCTCCAGATAGATGGAGGAGCCTTCCTTGCGATAGGCATTTTTAGTGACAGTCACCACATCATCCAATTTGCCGTGCTCGATCGCAACAATAGCTGTCATGATCTTGGTCAAGCTGGCCACTGGCATTTCCACATCGCCTTTGTGGCTGTAAAGAATGCGTCCCGACTTCACGTCGATCAGGGATGCCGCCTGTGCATGAGTTCCCGGCGGACGTGGCGCTTTATTTGATGCTGCTGCGTTTACGGGGATGAGCAACGATACAGCCATCATGGCTGCCATGCTGTAACGAAATATCAAGCGTATTGTCATTATGCGACTCCTCCGGTATTCTAGCGCTAATACTTGTACACTATATGCGGGAAAAGAGGGGAGTATGTCCACCGTTCCCGGCAAAAAAAGACCCCTCCCGAAAATCGGCGGAAAGGATCGATCAGCCTCTTCGACTGGCAAGCCTGTTTAGCTGTACGTATTTCCTGTATTATGGTCGGGAACGGGGATCCCCTGAATCGAAGCTGACGGAGTTGTTCCCGCGCCGTTGTTCGGAAACATCGATTGGATTTTGTCCATGACGTATGGAACGGCATCGATCATTTTCTCAAACAGATGGGTTTGATTATCCAGCGGAACGATGTTCACGCCCTGCTTCCCGACAACGAGAAAAGCGATCGGATTGATCGACACGCCTCCGCCGCTGCCTCCGCCAAAAGGCAGTTGTTTATCGTGCGCAGACGCCTCATGGATCTCATCTGTATTATAGTCGCTCCCGCCGGCAGCAAAGCCGAAACCAACGCGGCTAATCGGCAATATAACGCTGCCGTCCGGCGTTTCCACGGGTTCGCCGACAATTGTGTTTACATCCACCATATCTTTGATATTTTCCATGGCCGTTTGCATCAGCCCTTGGATCGGATGATCTGACATGATTAATCCTCCTCTTCAACCTAAGTAATAAGAACTACCTTCACTTCTACAGTGTGCACAGCACATGGCCGTAATATGCGTGACAAAATCAAAAGGAGCCCGCAGGCCCTAAGACCGCGAACTCCCTTAATTTCCTTTGACGGTGAAGCTCAGCCATTTTTTGAATCCGCCTTTTACCTTTAGCACACGAACAATAAGTACGAATCCGGCGTATAGCGCTCGCCCTAAGCGAATTTTGCCGCTGCATTCAAATTCGGTGACAAATTGCGGCGGCTGATCAAAGACGGGCACAACGAACAGCCTGGGCCTTTGCTTTAAGCGTATGTAGCAGGATAACCACCCGATTAACGTCGTTTTCAAGCCCCATAGCACTCCCGATAAAGTTGCGGTATGAGCCGCATTGGACAAAGCAACATTCGTGGACCAGTCCAGCTTGTCAAAAGTAACATACCTTAGCGTGCTTGCCATCCATTGCTTTAGCCCTCTTGTCGCCCGCAGCAAATCATGAAATTGATCTGCCCAAAAACGAACTTTGTCTTTATTGATGTCCTGCGCACTGCTATCCGCTTCTCCCTTTTCAAGATTGCTTGTATGTTTCTGCTCCACCTTGAAGCCGTCCTTCATATTTTTAAAAATGATGTACGGAATTTCATAGCGAAGCCGAGTTAACCCGTAAAGCGTAACTACTTCTATACGAACGGTTTCGTTCCAGTTTACTTTGCGGGCAACCAAGCGAAACTTGATCGGAGATAATAAAATGAGGACCAAAGCAATGCATGCGAGCAAAAGGATCAGGATGACTCCGAGCCAAATCCACACAGGAAAGCCCTCCATACCATTCAAATGACGATCTTGAAATAGTATGGCTCCGTAAAAAGGAAATCATGCGCTGCAGGCTGTGCTACTCCTCATTAACGTCATCAAACGTAAGCTGCTGCTCCTCCAGCTTCTGGAAAAGCAGCTGGGTCTCTTCCTCCAAATTCTCCGCACTTTCAAACTCGTTCAGGTCGGGCAAATCCTGCAGGCTGCCTAGGCCAAAATAATCCAAAAAGGCAGCTGTCGTGCCGTACAAAATTGGCCGTCCGATGGCCTCGGCACGCCCGACCTCCTGAATCAAGTCTTTGTTCACCAGCGTATGAATAGCCCGTTCCGACTTGACGCCGCGAATCTCCTCCACCTCGATCCGGGTTATCGGCTGGCGGTACGCAATGATGGATAAAGTCTCCAACGCAGCCTGGGACAAGGACGAGCGGGTCGGCGAATAGGCCAGCCTTTCGAAATAGGCTGCATGCTCCGGGAGCGTGGCCAGCTGATAATTACCCGCGAGCTGGACGATTTGCAGTCCCCTCCCCTCCCGCTCAAAGGATGACTTCATGTCCAATAGAGCATCGGTGATGATGTCCTGGCGCTGTTCTGTGACTTCGGCAATCTGCTTTACGCTGAGGCCCTCCTCTCCGGCCAGGAACAGCAATCCTTCAATAATCGATTTCAAGTCCCGATAATTCATCTGCCTTTACTTCCCCTCTCCACTCCATCACAATGTCATCAAAAAGTTTGTTTTGGTAACATACGATCTGCTTCATCTTCATCAGCTCCAATATCGCCAGAAAGGTGACCACGATTTCATGACGGTACATCTCCGGATGCAGCAGCTTGGAAAACAGCAGCCTTCCGCCTCTGCCCGTACTCTCCAGCGCAGCGATTACGTCGCGGATCCGATCCTTGACCGAAATTTCGTCCCGGTGAATTCGGGCGACCGAGCTGCGTTTCACGGCGCGGCGCAGCGCCTTCTGAAACGAAGCGATCAAGTCGGCAGCATGCAGCCCTTTTACGGGATTGTCATGCACTTCCGGCATGAAGGGCGATAAATCCTCGGCCTCCTTCGTAAAGATCAGGCTTCGCTCCCATTCCCGCTCGTGCAGATGCTCGGCAATCCCCTTGTATTTGCGATATTCGATCAGCTTGCGGATCAGCTCGTCCCGCGGATCCTCCTCATCCTCCATCAAATAATCGAAATCGTCATCGAATTCGATCACAGGCGGCTTAGGAAGCAGCTGCTTGCTCTTGATCGATAGCAGGGTAGCTGCCATAACGAGAAACTCGCTCGTGATTTCCAGCTCGAGCTCCTGCATGTTATCCAGGTATTCCAGATATTGATCGGTAATTTCACTGACTGATATTTGATATATATCGACCTCTGCCTTATCGATAAGATGAAGCAGCAGGTCCAGCGGACCCTCAAAGGTATCCAGTTTATAAGTTACTGTCGTCAATGGACATCCTCCACCCGTTAGAGGCAGTTCAAAAGGCTTTCCTTATTGCTTTCCTTATTGAACGCAAAGTGAATAAAAAATGCAGTACCCTAATTTAGGGTACTACATTAAATAAGCACTATTTTAGCAAATTCGTCAAGTTGGCCATTTCGATTGCAGCCATTGCAGCATCCCAGCCTTTGTTGCCTGCCTTCGTGCCTGCGCGCTCGATGGCCTGCTCGATATTCTCCGTAGTCACTACACCGAAGATCGTCGGAACACCTGTTTTCAATCCGATCGCGGCTACGCCCTTAGCGACTTCGTTGCATACATAATCATAATGAGACGTTGATCCACGGATGACCGTACCTAGCGTAATGACGGCATCGTATTTGCCGCTTTCGGCCATCTTTTGTGCGGCAAACGGAATCTCGAATGCTCCGGGAACCCAGGCTACGTTTACCTCCTCATCTTTTACACCATGACGTTTCAATGCGTCCAGCGCACCGCCAAGCAGCTTGCTCGTTATAAACTCGTTAAAGCGGCCAACGACGATCCCATATTTCAAACCTTCCGAGACAAGATGTCCTTCAAATACTTGTGCCATAAATCAATTCCTCCAATTTATATGATGGTCTAATTGCCCGATGTTTCGTTCTGCTCGATGTCGTCAAAATGAAGCAAATGCCCCAGTTTCTTCTGCTTCGTATGCAAATAATTGCTGTTGTCCTCATTTTCCTTCATTTGGATAGGGACACGTTCCACGACTTGCAGACCGTAGCCCTCAAGTCCGGTAATTTTACGAGGATTGTTGGTTAGCAGCCGGATCTGACGGACGCCAAGATCCTTCAGAATCTGCGCGCCGATGCCGTAATCTCGCAGGTCAGCCGGGAAGCCGAGCTTCAGGTTGGCATCAACCGTATCCAGTCCTTGCTCCTGCAGCTTGTAAGCCTTGAGCTTGTTGACCAGCCCAATGCCCCGTCCTTCCTGGCGCATGTATAGCAGGACACCGCTGCCTTCCTCTTCGATTTGCCTTAGTGCTGCCTCGAATTGCGGCCCGCAATCGCAGCGGTGGGAATGGAACACGTCTCCGGTCAGACACTCGGAATGGACCCGCACCAGCACAGGCTCCTCGCTGCTGATTTCCCCTTTGACGAGAGCGACATGCTCCTTGGCGTCTACATCGTTCGTATACGCGATCGCGCGGAACTCACCGTAGTCGGTCGGCATGCGTACCTCCACCTCCCGAGTAACGAGCTTCTCCTTCTCGTTGCGGTAATGAATCAAATCCTTGACGCTGATCAGCTTCAAGTCGAACTGCTTGGCAATCTGCACAAGATCCGGCAAGCGCGCCATCGTTCCGTCTTCCTTAATCACTTCGCAGATGACGCCGGCTGGATATGAACCGCACATCCGCGCTAGATCGACCGCCGCTTCCGTATGCCCTGCACGCCGCAGAACACCGCCCTTCTTCGCGATCAACGGGAACATATGCCCTGGTCTGCGGAAGTCGGAAGGCTTCGCGCTGGGATCCATGATCGCCTTCACCGTAAGCGAACGTTCATAGGCCGATATGCCGGTTGTTGTGTCGACATGGTCGATCGATACGGTAAAAGCCGTACCATGATAGTCCGTATTTTGCGCAACCATCGGTTTTAAATCAAGCTCTTCCGCCCGCTCCGAAGTAATCGGCAGACAGACGAGCCCGCGCCCTTCGGTAATCATGAAGTTGATGACCTCAGGCGTCGCCTTCTCGGCAAGAGCCACGAAATCCCCTTCATTCTCCCGGTCCTCATCATCGACAACGATAATGACTTTGCCGCGCATGAGCTCGTAAATGGCCTCCTCCACCCGGTCCAATTGAATATCACT from Paenibacillus woosongensis includes the following:
- the ccsB gene encoding c-type cytochrome biogenesis protein CcsB, with the protein product MNILDISKQAFVIAFLLYCVAFCFYVVTITGKTWKNRDPQVHERKWGKISFITSTLGLITHLVYVATRWAWSGHIPVSNMYEFMSFLSLMIIMAFTVLYLIYRKALLGLFATPLGIVVMAYAAVFPKDVQPLIPSLRSIWLYIHVTLAAAGESFFAIACAAGLMYLLRTVDFKGTDKSARRQKLWLEFTFYSIIIVVGFIVSVFAFRAAGYEAVFMPKPTETEQSRTVEMVYNLPPIVAPHNSQLVSADSFLGMSKPWMEVPSWFKGESSGRKTNTLVWAFITGTVLYGLLRLIIRKPISEAVSPAVKGLDADLLDEISYRSIAIGFPVFTLGALVFAMIWAQQAWGRFWGWDPKEVWALITWLFYSVYLHLRLSRGFYGRKASWLAVLGFLVVMFTLVGVNLIIAGLHSYAGTD
- the ytfJ gene encoding GerW family sporulation protein, with protein sequence MSDHPIQGLMQTAMENIKDMVDVNTIVGEPVETPDGSVILPISRVGFGFAAGGSDYNTDEIHEASAHDKQLPFGGGSGGGVSINPIAFLVVGKQGVNIVPLDNQTHLFEKMIDAVPYVMDKIQSMFPNNGAGTTPSASIQGIPVPDHNTGNTYS
- a CDS encoding redoxin domain-containing protein → MGKARRPVQIIILTLIVILGGYAIGTAVFGGEKGIPQAGDKPPAFNLRGLDGQVHNLEKYQGKALVINFWATWCKYCVNEMPALQTQWEKWKDQDVVILGINTGEDDLTVANFVKQTGVDFPILFDKKNEIVRKYGVVPMPTTFFVNKRGKIISIHQGELNLKTLNQQIATLVASN
- a CDS encoding spore maturation protein; its protein translation is MLDWINIISAWAVPMMIAFIPLYAFMKKVPVYESFVDGAKDGFSTAIGIIPHLVGMMVAISVFRASGALEFFTGWMGPLLKMLHVPPEVMPLGILRPLTGTGSLAFTTDLIKTYGPDSMIGRIASTVQGSTDTTLYVLTVYFGAIGIRNGRYALKVGLFSDAVGFVAAIAVCLLIFG
- a CDS encoding D-alanyl-D-alanine carboxypeptidase family protein, which codes for MTIRLIFRYSMAAMMAVSLLIPVNAAASNKAPRPPGTHAQAASLIDVKSGRILYSHKGDVEMPVASLTKIMTAIVAIEHGKLDDVVTVTKNAYRKEGSSIYLELGEEMTLENLLYGLMLRSGNDAATAIAEHVGGSEEGFVHLMNEKVKMLGLKHTQFQNPHGLDAKGHYSSANDLAVITAYSLQNPVFKEIVKTRSKRAPNPNNPWDYKWDNKNKMLRFYEGADGVKTGYTKTARRCLVSSASRAGQQLAVVTLNDGDDWNDHQKLLDYGFANYPLKKIIEAGQPVENGLVTGTGFSYALASGELERVERRLFLQSARAKDFGYSGKIKISLDGHEIGQVPVYEQGSFIPSPDPAGGNLTSKAAFAGGGWGNSFAAVIKLLLLVD
- a CDS encoding nucleoside recognition domain-containing protein is translated as MVNKIWLGLIIIGFAFAAVKGDINLVTQAAFEGAATGVTVCFGLISVLVFWMGMMRMAEDAGLVKAISKLLGPVVTYLFPDVPKNHPAMGYILSNMSANLLGLGNAATPMGIKAMQELQELNPDKETASAAMCTLLALNTASITLIPTTLIAIRLNFGSANAADIVGSTLLATAIATAAAIAADRWYRHRTFRRTPNPPAPASAITMKR
- the resB gene encoding cytochrome c biogenesis protein ResB, translated to MIKNTKCECGHQNPVGTVLCEACGKPQYEEADHSSSELLEMRYDGVARRSQRANPNFIDKIWNFFSSVKVAVYLISITLVAAMLGTVFTQETMFVKNFDPSTYYKQKYGTIGEIYYMLGLSDTYNSWWFILLLVMIGASLVICSLDRVLPLYRALSKQKIRKHMQFLTRQRVVYQGPVSGRGEEWVNRAIAPLKKKGYRVHTDGGALLAEKQRFSRWGPYVIHIGLIVFLLAVLFRGLPGLHLDEHYWFPEGEITQIPDTNYYLKNEKFTVEYYTEDEMSDEFKQKGKIVPKLFETKAVLYQCVASCNDPLKEPELVEVDRHNIRVNDPLSYKGLQAYQFDFEEVTTLRYVQPTLVDQETGEVYGKFMLRMNDPETEYDVGPYHLKLKDKYLDFGLDENNKPITKSGEPNAPAFLFTITGPGLPEDGGQFIYFPFLQQQELFGQDKLNEALGGINHKLRFDMIAMEDVDFIHFTSFLNIRIDRAMPFVWTGLGIVMVGLIMGFYWQHRRIWLRIDDGILTLGGHTTKNWFGMRREVSSFLETMGIEVDEKSLDNGGNRS
- the ribH gene encoding 6,7-dimethyl-8-ribityllumazine synthase, whose protein sequence is MAQVFEGHLVSEGLKYGIVVGRFNEFITSKLLGGALDALKRHGVKDEEVNVAWVPGAFEIPFAAQKMAESGKYDAVITLGTVIRGSTSHYDYVCNEVAKGVAAIGLKTGVPTIFGVVTTENIEQAIERAGTKAGNKGWDAAMAAIEMANLTNLLK
- a CDS encoding DUF2953 domain-containing protein, producing MWIWLGVILILLLACIALVLILLSPIKFRLVARKVNWNETVRIEVVTLYGLTRLRYEIPYIIFKNMKDGFKVEQKHTSNLEKGEADSSAQDINKDKVRFWADQFHDLLRATRGLKQWMASTLRYVTFDKLDWSTNVALSNAAHTATLSGVLWGLKTTLIGWLSCYIRLKQRPRLFVVPVFDQPPQFVTEFECSGKIRLGRALYAGFVLIVRVLKVKGGFKKWLSFTVKGN
- a CDS encoding segregation and condensation protein A, which encodes MTTVTYKLDTFEGPLDLLLHLIDKAEVDIYQISVSEITDQYLEYLDNMQELELEITSEFLVMAATLLSIKSKQLLPKPPVIEFDDDFDYLMEDEEDPRDELIRKLIEYRKYKGIAEHLHEREWERSLIFTKEAEDLSPFMPEVHDNPVKGLHAADLIASFQKALRRAVKRSSVARIHRDEISVKDRIRDVIAALESTGRGGRLLFSKLLHPEMYRHEIVVTFLAILELMKMKQIVCYQNKLFDDIVMEWRGEVKADELSGLEIDY
- the scpB gene encoding SMC-Scp complex subunit ScpB encodes the protein MNYRDLKSIIEGLLFLAGEEGLSVKQIAEVTEQRQDIITDALLDMKSSFEREGRGLQIVQLAGNYQLATLPEHAAYFERLAYSPTRSSLSQAALETLSIIAYRQPITRIEVEEIRGVKSERAIHTLVNKDLIQEVGRAEAIGRPILYGTTAAFLDYFGLGSLQDLPDLNEFESAENLEEETQLLFQKLEEQQLTFDDVNEE
- a CDS encoding pseudouridine synthase; translated protein: MERLQKILAAAGVASRRKCEELITSGQVQVNGETVTALGTKADPAVDVITVNGKTIGAEKKIYIMFNKPKGVITSASDPQGRKIVTDYLKGITERLYPVGRLDYDTEGLLLLTNDGDFAHLLTHPKHHVPKTYLATVKGVPHGTELEKLKDGVMLEDGMTAPAEVEYYDVDPDGKQAVISITIHEGRNRQVRRMFEAIQHPVTKLKRISFGGLYLDNLKRGLYRHLSKEEVEELFKQARSAGKPRKR